In Rhizoctonia solani chromosome 7, complete sequence, one DNA window encodes the following:
- a CDS encoding Retrotransposable element Tf2 protein, which translates to MGAILSQQGKDNRLHPVAYMSKSFSSAEANYDTHDKELLAIIKALEEWRIFLEATDKPIQVFTDHQNLEYWMQARTFNCRHAHWRIFLSDFNFEIHYCPGKQSGKPDALSRRSDYVDAPTEPEIMLPSEVFANTSEEELEIVTSIRDKLREDPSLEPIIRFLMEDADNAPPSICKAYKDYDWEEDLLWYCGKLVVPDSEELKDQLLKEFHDSPLAGHPGQQRTLELLSRNYWWPGMKSSAKEWVECCPICQSNRCAHNPVIALKPLEVPPFPFHTISYDFITGFPRSDGHDAILVLAKGLANLFVTHVWKLHGLPVKTVSDWGTTFTGKFLRALYQQLGIQPSFSLAYHPKSDGQTKRVNQFIEFYLQSYIAADHSDWVKWLPLAEYAYNNAKHAATGKTPFELVYGRNPVMSPSTVPANIPEADLVADTLAREWKEAELALRMTKERMAGTKGVIPEYSVGEKVWLDGKNVELRTNSNKLDPKRLGPFEVTEKISSHAYCLKLPETLKIHDVFYVGLLSKTHESASQPFPDRPPPETIEGEEEYEVEQILDSKRLQGKWVYLIKWKGYGPEDNSWEPKDLLKHSQEEIQRFNKSQLKKACDSAKSL; encoded by the exons atgggagcAATCCTTAGTCAGCAAGGAAAAGATAACCGCCTACACCCAGTGGCAtacatgtcaaaatccttctccAGCGCTGAGGCTAATTACGATACACATGATAAGGAACTCTTGGCAATTATCAAGGCActggaagaatggcggatTTTCTTAGAAGCAACGGATAAACCCATCCAGGTGTTCACTGATCATcaaaacctggaatactggatgcaggcacggacttTCAATTGCAGGCATGCTCATTGGCGCATCTTTCTAAgtgatttcaattttgagatccatTATTGCCCCgggaaacagtcaggaaaaccagacgccctttCCAGAAGATCAGATTACGTAGATGCCCCCACAGAGCCAGAAATTATGTTGCCGTCAGAAGTTTTTGCAAAcacatcagaagaggaacttgaGATTGTCACAAGTATTCGTGACAAACTCAGGGAAGATCCATCGCTAGAACCCATCATCAGGTTCCTCATGGAAGACGCGGACAACGCCCCTCCGTCTATTTGCAAAGCTTATAAGGACtacgattgggaagaggacttGCTATGGTATTGCGGAAAGCTAgtggtcccagactcagaagaaCTCAAGGACCAACTCCTcaaggaattccatgactctcCCTTGGCAGGCCACCCCGGACAACAACGGACCCTAGAACTACTCAGCCGTAActattggtggccaggaatgaagtcctctgcaaaagaatgggttgaatgttGCCCCATCTGCCAATCCAACCGTTGCGCCCACAATCCAGTAATAGCTctaaaacccttagaagtcccTCCTTTCCCATTCCACACAATTTCCTACGACTTCATTACAGGTTTTCCCAGATCAGATGGACATGACGCAATATTG GTGTTGGCCAAGGGCTTAGCGAATCTCTTTGTCACCCATgtttggaaactccatgggctcCCGGTAAAAACTGTATCAGATTGGGGAACCACGTTTACCGGGAAGTTCCTCAGGGCCTTGTACCAACAATTGGGAATCCAAccctccttctccttggcctaccaccccAAATCAGATGGACAAACCAAACGGGTTaaccaattcattgagttttACCTTCAATCTTACATAGCAGCGGATCACTCAGATTGGGTAAAATGGCTACCCCTTGCGGAgtacgcatacaacaacgccaagcaTGCTGCCACAGGTAAAACCCCATTTGAACtggtttatggaagaaaccccgTGATGAGTCCGTCAACTGTGCCAGCCAACataccagaagcagaccttgtaGCTGATACCCTTGCACGAGAGTGGAAAGAGGCAGAGTTGGCGCTCAGAATGACCAAAGAACGCATGGCAGGGACGAAAGGGGTAATACCAGAATACTCTGTAggagaaaaagtctggctggacggAAAGAACGTGGAACTGAGAacaaattccaacaaactggaccccAAACGGCTGGGACCATTCGAAGTCACAGAAAAAATTTCCAGCCACGCCTATTGTCTAAAATTGCcggaaactctgaaaatccacgacgtgttctatgtaggacttCTATCCAAGACGCATGAATCTGcaagccagccattcccagaTCGACCCCCTCCGGAAAccatagaaggggaagaggaatacgaggTAGAACAAATCCTGGATTCAAAAAGACTACAAGGAAAGTGGGTTTACCtcatcaaatggaagggctatggccCAGAAGATAACTCCTGGGAACCCAAGGATCTGCTAAAACATAgtcaagaagaaatccaacgcttcaacaagtcgcaactgaaaaaggcttgtgactccgccaagagcctttaa